In Paenibacillus sp. BIC5C1, a genomic segment contains:
- a CDS encoding tautomerase family protein, translated as MPEITIRLYEGRTDEQKQEIVEVFTRELSRIIDREPDYISVEFNEIPWDENVPDNLKAMQSQKQGGKKT; from the coding sequence ATGCCAGAAATTACGATCAGGCTGTATGAAGGCAGGACGGATGAGCAAAAGCAGGAGATAGTGGAGGTGTTCACACGCGAGCTCTCGCGTATTATCGACCGTGAACCGGATTATATTTCCGTTGAATTCAATGAAATCCCATGGGACGAGAACGTTCCTGATAATTTGAAAGCCATGCAATCACAGAAGCAAGGAGGGAAGAAGACGTGA
- a CDS encoding amino acid ABC transporter substrate-binding protein has translation MRKQAIFLLLISICMIVVAGCSSSGSKDNNAIIVGIDDKFAPMGFRDDKNEIVGFDIDYARAAAEKMGKEITFQPIDWSSKESELNSGRIDLIWNGYTITDERKDKVLFTKPYLENSQVAVTLADSPITKLDELDGKNVGLQALSSAADALAASPLKDKVNASEFPDNVLALTDLKTKRLDAVIIDEVVARYYMSKEEGTFKLLDESLAPEQYGIGVKKGNEELLNQLQKALDELNADGTAAEISTKWFGEDEVLK, from the coding sequence ATGAGAAAACAAGCGATATTTCTATTATTGATCAGCATATGCATGATTGTTGTTGCGGGATGTTCCAGCTCGGGAAGCAAAGATAATAATGCCATTATTGTGGGGATAGATGATAAATTCGCTCCAATGGGCTTCCGGGACGACAAGAATGAAATTGTTGGTTTTGATATTGACTATGCCAGAGCGGCAGCGGAGAAAATGGGTAAAGAAATTACGTTCCAGCCCATTGATTGGTCTTCCAAAGAATCGGAGTTGAACAGCGGCCGCATCGACCTGATCTGGAACGGGTACACAATTACCGATGAGCGGAAAGATAAAGTGCTGTTCACGAAGCCATATCTGGAGAACAGTCAGGTTGCAGTCACACTCGCGGACTCACCGATTACGAAGCTGGATGAACTGGATGGCAAAAATGTAGGATTGCAGGCCTTGTCTTCTGCGGCAGATGCACTCGCGGCAAGTCCTCTGAAGGATAAAGTGAATGCTTCCGAATTCCCGGACAACGTACTGGCCCTGACCGATCTCAAGACGAAACGTTTGGATGCTGTCATCATCGACGAAGTGGTCGCGAGATATTACATGTCCAAGGAAGAGGGAACGTTCAAACTGCTGGATGAATCCCTTGCTCCGGAACAATACGGCATTGGTGTAAAAAAAGGCAATGAAGAACTGCTGAATCAGCTGCAAAAAGCATTGGATGAGCTGAATGCCGATGGCACAGCAGCCGAGATTTCCACCAAATGGTTTGGTGAAGATGAAGTTTTGAAATAG
- a CDS encoding amino acid ABC transporter permease codes for MSWEYLLGVMKPMLEGAQTTIFLFLLAIIVSVPLGFGVTLLMKSRFKPLAWIAHTYVYVMRGTPLMLQLLFFCFGLPLLPGVGEYLVFDRFTAAALAFILNYGAYFAEIFRGGLLSIDKGQHEAAQVLGLSKWQTMTKVIIPQMIRVVLPATANESITLIKDTALLYAVAVPELLHYAQAAVNRDFRLTPFLIAGIIYLLLTMVLTLFFKALEKRYTFE; via the coding sequence ATGAGCTGGGAGTATTTGTTGGGCGTCATGAAGCCCATGCTTGAAGGGGCACAGACCACGATCTTTTTATTTTTGCTGGCAATTATAGTGTCTGTACCACTTGGATTTGGAGTAACCTTATTGATGAAAAGCCGATTCAAGCCGTTGGCATGGATCGCTCATACGTACGTATATGTGATGCGGGGCACGCCGCTTATGCTTCAACTGTTGTTCTTTTGCTTCGGTCTGCCGCTGCTTCCAGGGGTAGGGGAGTATCTTGTATTTGACCGCTTTACGGCGGCAGCGTTGGCCTTTATTTTGAATTATGGTGCGTACTTTGCCGAGATTTTCAGAGGTGGATTGCTCTCGATTGATAAAGGACAACATGAAGCTGCACAGGTACTGGGTCTAAGCAAATGGCAGACGATGACGAAAGTCATCATCCCGCAGATGATCCGGGTTGTACTGCCTGCGACGGCGAACGAGTCCATTACGTTAATTAAAGATACGGCGTTGCTGTATGCAGTTGCTGTACCCGAGTTGCTGCATTATGCGCAGGCCGCAGTAAACCGGGATTTCCGTCTGACACCGTTTCTGATTGCAGGTATTATTTATTTGTTGCTGACCATGGTACTCACCTTGTTCTTCAAGGCACTGGAGAAACGTTATACATTTGAGTAA
- a CDS encoding ABC transporter permease codes for MGTRLGDAGRYLWRYRILYLLSVPGILYFFLFKYVPLFGSIIAFQNYNIFKGITGSDWVGLEHFQKMFSHYDFLRILNNTLLLGLYDLVIAFPVPILLAILLNEVRMIVFKRLLQTIVYMPHFLSWVVISGIFMGIFSMDAGVVNKALGFLGMQPIYFLGEDSYIRSILIGSGIWRDSGYGTIIFLAAIAGINPDLYEAAEVDGAGRLKQIWSITLPSLLPTIMILLLLHIGKFLDLGFERVFVFLNPLNLESGEILDTYIYKAGLLSQQYSYTTAIGLFKSVVGLMLVLLGNFFSKKTTGESLY; via the coding sequence CTGGGCACTCGGCTCGGAGATGCGGGACGTTATCTTTGGCGATACCGGATACTATATCTGCTCTCCGTACCGGGCATTCTGTATTTTTTCCTTTTCAAATATGTGCCTCTGTTCGGCTCGATCATTGCTTTTCAGAACTACAACATTTTCAAAGGCATCACCGGAAGTGATTGGGTAGGCCTGGAGCATTTCCAGAAGATGTTCAGCCATTATGACTTTTTGCGAATTCTCAATAATACACTTCTGCTCGGACTATATGATCTGGTGATTGCATTCCCGGTACCGATCTTACTGGCCATTCTGCTGAATGAAGTACGGATGATTGTGTTTAAGCGTTTGCTGCAAACGATTGTATACATGCCTCACTTTCTGTCCTGGGTTGTCATTAGTGGTATATTCATGGGGATTTTCTCGATGGATGCCGGGGTGGTGAACAAGGCACTTGGATTTCTGGGCATGCAGCCGATCTACTTTCTTGGAGAAGACTCGTACATTCGTTCCATTCTGATCGGTTCGGGGATCTGGCGTGACTCCGGTTATGGCACGATTATTTTCCTGGCTGCCATTGCGGGCATTAATCCCGATTTGTATGAGGCGGCAGAGGTAGACGGAGCCGGACGTTTGAAGCAAATATGGTCGATTACCCTGCCATCCTTACTGCCGACGATTATGATCCTGCTGCTGCTGCACATCGGGAAGTTCCTTGATCTGGGCTTTGAGCGTGTGTTCGTATTCCTGAATCCGCTCAATCTGGAATCGGGTGAAATTCTCGATACGTATATTTACAAAGCCGGCCTGCTCTCACAGCAATACAGCTATACAACGGCTATCGGATTGTTCAAGTCGGTCGTGGGTTTGATGCTTGTTCTACTCGGTAATTTCTTCAGCAAAAAAACAACCGGCGAAAGCCTGTATTAG
- a CDS encoding amino acid ABC transporter ATP-binding protein — protein MTHIIEVNQLRKSFGTLDVLKQVSFNVEPGEVIAVIGPSGSGKSTMLRSLIHLEDISGGTIRIQGQALAENGSYAGAADIRKITDRMGMVFQHFNLFPHLTVQANLELAPKTLKKESSTIIRQRSLELLGKVGLSDKADAYPANLSGGQKQRVAIARALMMQPDILLFDEPTSALDPELTGEVLRVIKQLAQENMTMMIVTHEMSFARDVADRVFFMDNGEIAEAGPPEQIFGNAKLERTRTFLQRVEVEG, from the coding sequence ATGACACATATTATAGAAGTGAATCAATTAAGAAAATCATTCGGTACACTTGATGTGCTGAAGCAGGTATCGTTCAACGTGGAGCCTGGTGAAGTCATTGCTGTAATCGGGCCTTCCGGTTCGGGTAAAAGTACGATGCTGCGCAGCCTGATTCATCTTGAGGATATTTCAGGTGGGACTATTCGCATTCAAGGGCAGGCGCTGGCTGAGAACGGATCGTATGCAGGTGCCGCGGATATTCGGAAGATTACGGATCGCATGGGCATGGTCTTTCAGCATTTCAACCTGTTTCCGCATCTGACGGTACAGGCGAATCTGGAACTGGCACCGAAGACGTTGAAAAAAGAAAGCTCAACGATCATCCGGCAGCGAAGTCTGGAATTGCTCGGTAAAGTAGGGCTGTCCGACAAAGCGGATGCTTATCCCGCCAACCTGTCCGGTGGACAGAAACAGCGCGTAGCAATTGCGCGCGCACTCATGATGCAGCCCGACATTCTGCTGTTCGATGAGCCGACCTCGGCACTCGATCCCGAGCTGACGGGGGAAGTACTACGCGTCATCAAGCAGTTGGCACAGGAAAATATGACGATGATGATCGTCACCCATGAGATGAGCTTTGCCCGCGATGTCGCGGATCGCGTCTTCTTTATGGATAACGGCGAAATCGCCGAGGCAGGGCCGCCGGAGCAAATCTTTGGCAATGCCAAGCTGGAGCGTACTCGCACGTTTTTGCAGCGGGTGGAAGTGGAAGGATAG
- a CDS encoding DUF4825 domain-containing protein, which yields MTGKNKWIIALVMLGIFGVIVVEGFVNPRIEAKQSQYEAEQQDPLTHDFAALAKYRSPYMGDFSNLSHLNQALPLNGQLNGYQLVPETFTAQINYRINTSEMNSEELERILVYNATANFVWIDNLEHVLYSLEDVQYTLSREAAQQWAGTELKTLQEPKEWDAAVRKKLGEPAQVNEAFSQIVDN from the coding sequence ATGACGGGAAAGAATAAATGGATTATTGCATTGGTCATGCTCGGCATTTTTGGTGTTATTGTGGTTGAGGGCTTCGTTAATCCCAGAATAGAGGCGAAGCAATCGCAGTATGAAGCAGAGCAGCAAGATCCGTTGACCCATGATTTTGCGGCATTGGCGAAATATCGCAGTCCTTATATGGGCGACTTCTCCAATCTCAGCCATTTGAATCAAGCCTTGCCTCTAAACGGCCAATTGAATGGGTATCAGTTGGTTCCAGAGACATTTACGGCTCAGATCAATTACAGGATTAATACCAGCGAGATGAATTCCGAAGAGTTGGAACGAATACTTGTATATAACGCTACTGCCAATTTTGTATGGATTGATAATTTGGAGCATGTGCTTTATTCATTGGAGGATGTTCAATATACTTTGAGCCGTGAGGCTGCCCAGCAATGGGCTGGAACGGAATTGAAGACCCTTCAGGAACCGAAGGAGTGGGATGCAGCGGTGCGTAAGAAGCTGGGGGAGCCCGCGCAAGTGAACGAAGCTTTTTCACAAATTGTTGACAATTAA
- a CDS encoding DUF4190 domain-containing protein, whose protein sequence is MDQRQNDVDRYYSDPLPPPPYVVPKTNSKSIAALVLGILSIMIPYLGFLIGIVAIVFASISLKEIRLRMEQGKGLAIAGLVCGIIGTAIYAIILLFLLVVFAVYTNGEISSTY, encoded by the coding sequence TTGGATCAACGTCAGAATGATGTGGACCGTTATTATAGCGATCCACTTCCACCACCACCTTATGTAGTACCCAAAACCAATAGCAAGTCTATTGCAGCTCTTGTCTTGGGAATTTTGTCAATCATGATTCCATATTTGGGATTTCTGATTGGGATTGTTGCTATCGTATTTGCCTCTATTTCTCTTAAGGAAATCAGGCTTCGCATGGAACAGGGAAAAGGACTTGCGATAGCCGGTCTCGTCTGTGGCATCATCGGCACAGCCATTTATGCGATTATCCTGTTATTCCTGCTGGTAGTATTCGCCGTTTACACTAATGGGGAGATTTCTTCTACATATTAG
- a CDS encoding TetR/AcrR family transcriptional regulator → MKTIDRRQQVMDSAEKSFALFGYKATTMEQVARLANVGKGTIYTFFENKEELFGEILHSIITDMKRITEQTVQDDKPFLENVHESMDALLEYREEHELLIKLFQEVNEFGTPQAKEGLQKVETAILEYLERQVQRAMELEQIREDDPRLVSFVLLKLYVTLTSDWNKAHPSLHKDQIKDFVGLFLKSGLSPT, encoded by the coding sequence ATGAAAACCATCGATCGAAGACAGCAAGTCATGGACTCTGCTGAGAAATCGTTCGCGTTGTTTGGATACAAAGCCACCACAATGGAACAAGTTGCGAGACTGGCCAACGTGGGGAAAGGTACGATCTATACTTTTTTCGAGAACAAGGAAGAATTGTTCGGAGAGATCCTCCACTCGATCATTACTGATATGAAGCGGATTACGGAACAAACTGTTCAAGACGACAAACCGTTTCTTGAGAACGTACACGAGAGCATGGACGCTTTGCTGGAGTATAGAGAGGAACATGAGCTGTTAATCAAGCTATTTCAGGAAGTAAATGAGTTTGGCACACCTCAGGCGAAGGAAGGTTTGCAGAAAGTAGAGACAGCGATTCTCGAATATTTGGAACGCCAAGTTCAGCGCGCCATGGAACTAGAGCAGATTCGTGAAGACGATCCAAGGCTGGTCTCTTTTGTCCTGCTGAAGCTGTATGTCACTTTAACTTCCGATTGGAACAAAGCGCATCCTTCGCTTCATAAGGATCAGATCAAGGATTTCGTGGGCCTCTTTCTCAAAAGTGGATTATCCCCTACATAA
- a CDS encoding permease prefix domain 1-containing protein: MTLEARITRHVNRLFNHAQDTLANQELKEEIHSNLAARIEDYMEQGMDEDQAFQTAIQHVVGMDQIMSDHRRVRRVPYWTAVLQSALIYSLIAWIITIPMRVMVQGATINNLLMIMSVIVGGAYVFYMMKNRNTSTDPEDTTVIRTPVFLQWTRRVWWLWAGLIVVLWGTQAALRFGSNIWYSRPIQVEGPYQFTVIAIAFAIPLLSIIIPLIVQRAYRIVGKYEAGDVV, encoded by the coding sequence ATGACATTGGAAGCTCGCATTACCCGCCATGTGAATCGTCTGTTCAATCATGCGCAGGATACATTAGCTAATCAGGAGTTAAAAGAAGAGATTCACAGTAATCTCGCTGCACGAATTGAAGATTATATGGAGCAGGGGATGGACGAGGATCAGGCTTTTCAGACTGCCATTCAGCATGTGGTTGGCATGGATCAGATCATGAGTGATCATCGCAGAGTTCGACGCGTTCCTTATTGGACGGCGGTGTTGCAGTCTGCCTTGATCTATAGTCTTATTGCCTGGATCATTACGATTCCAATGAGAGTCATGGTCCAGGGCGCAACCATTAACAACTTGCTTATGATCATGAGTGTGATTGTTGGTGGAGCGTATGTATTTTACATGATGAAAAATAGAAATACTTCGACTGATCCAGAAGACACTACCGTTATTCGTACACCTGTGTTCTTGCAATGGACGCGCAGAGTATGGTGGTTATGGGCAGGGCTCATCGTTGTGTTATGGGGTACACAGGCGGCGCTGCGATTTGGAAGCAACATCTGGTATAGTCGACCTATTCAGGTAGAGGGGCCCTATCAATTTACGGTAATCGCGATTGCCTTTGCCATACCTTTATTAAGTATTATTATCCCTTTGATCGTGCAGAGGGCGTATCGGATCGTGGGCAAGTATGAGGCAGGTGATGTCGTATGA
- a CDS encoding PadR family transcriptional regulator, which translates to MDEQAINSDLIRGNIDPIILSVLIPKDNYGYSIIKEIYRKSGERFELKEPTLYSSLKRLEKSGYVESYWGEETQGGRRKYYRITTQGQEAYTQQVHAWHAAKTLIDCMIISGEKGDEGI; encoded by the coding sequence ATGGATGAACAAGCGATTAACAGTGACCTAATTAGAGGCAACATTGACCCCATTATTCTGAGCGTACTTATACCGAAGGATAACTACGGCTATAGCATTATTAAGGAAATTTATCGCAAGAGTGGAGAACGGTTTGAATTAAAGGAACCGACACTCTATTCCAGTCTGAAAAGGCTGGAGAAGAGTGGATATGTGGAATCCTACTGGGGGGAAGAGACCCAGGGAGGACGACGCAAATATTACCGGATTACAACACAGGGGCAGGAAGCTTATACACAGCAAGTTCACGCTTGGCACGCAGCCAAAACATTGATTGACTGCATGATTATTTCCGGGGAAAAGGGAGATGAAGGGATATGA
- a CDS encoding YhgE/Pip domain-containing protein — MKSFTVFGQDLKSAFKKPKVFIPILVVLFIPVLYSGLFLNAFWDPYGKMNELPVAVVNTDQGATYNDKSLEVGQNLVDELKKSDDFNWQFVTREEAEKGMEDNTYYMTIVIPEDFSAKATTLMDDHPQPAELIYEPNEGYNFLAGQIGGTAVKQIKSKVSAKVTESYTETLLDQVEKISSGLADAGDGAGQINDGAVKLDEGASKLKENLSKLVDGTDQLETGIAPLKEGTSTLAQGIGELHTGASSLSNGLSQLAAAGTKLGDGAAQAEAGGKTLQAGIQSAQEGAAQLDAGLAATEEGSAKLTAGLQTSVGGSGKVSEGAKAVAQGLAQLAEASPELAANPAVQQLLAASQAVAAGSEQVYQGGQQLLEGSQNLQAAQQQLHQGSSQLVQGEQQLLEGATQLSAGQVQLATGLQQFNVKLSVAAAGGAKLSEGSSQLNAGAGKLVDGLSQLSDGITTIADGSRKLDNGAGDLKEGTAKLTDGSGELATKLNDAADQTGSVKKTDELVTMFAEPVQVDEHKHNEVPNYGTGFSPYFLSLGLFVGALIATLVVPTRSSSVTDASGWNRFVSRTLAFTIMSAVQSLLASWLVLSGLGLEVQSVPLFLLFSFVTSLTFMYIIQALVTWLENPGRFLAILMLIFQLTTSAGTFPLELIPNWLKGFNPWLPMTYSVTGYKAVISSGQFGVAWDQIGILCIFAVIGLAATFAYFMMHRTNEVEEVNSEAVLHV; from the coding sequence ATGAAATCATTCACTGTATTTGGGCAGGATTTGAAATCCGCCTTCAAGAAACCAAAAGTATTTATTCCGATTCTCGTGGTGCTGTTCATTCCGGTACTGTATAGCGGTCTGTTCCTCAATGCGTTCTGGGACCCTTATGGCAAAATGAATGAACTGCCTGTTGCCGTGGTGAACACGGATCAGGGGGCAACCTACAATGACAAATCGCTGGAAGTCGGACAGAATCTGGTCGATGAATTGAAAAAAAGTGATGACTTCAACTGGCAATTTGTGACCCGAGAAGAAGCCGAGAAAGGCATGGAAGACAACACGTATTATATGACAATTGTTATTCCAGAGGATTTTTCCGCAAAAGCTACCACTCTAATGGATGACCATCCACAACCGGCAGAGCTGATCTATGAACCCAATGAAGGATACAACTTCCTAGCGGGGCAGATTGGCGGGACAGCGGTCAAACAGATCAAATCCAAAGTCTCGGCCAAAGTGACGGAATCATATACGGAAACCTTGCTGGATCAGGTAGAGAAAATCTCTAGCGGTCTGGCGGATGCCGGAGATGGTGCAGGTCAGATCAACGATGGCGCGGTTAAGCTGGATGAAGGTGCCTCGAAGCTGAAAGAGAACCTGTCCAAACTGGTCGATGGAACTGACCAACTCGAAACAGGCATTGCCCCGTTAAAAGAAGGCACGAGCACCTTGGCTCAGGGTATTGGCGAGCTTCATACGGGAGCCAGCTCCCTTTCCAATGGTTTATCCCAATTGGCGGCAGCGGGTACGAAGCTTGGTGACGGAGCAGCACAGGCTGAAGCTGGCGGCAAAACGTTACAGGCTGGGATTCAATCTGCTCAGGAAGGAGCAGCACAATTGGATGCTGGACTGGCAGCAACCGAGGAAGGCAGCGCCAAGCTGACCGCTGGATTGCAAACTTCAGTCGGAGGCAGCGGCAAAGTAAGTGAAGGTGCCAAGGCCGTCGCGCAAGGACTTGCCCAACTGGCTGAGGCAAGTCCGGAGCTCGCAGCCAACCCGGCTGTACAGCAGCTGCTGGCAGCAAGCCAGGCTGTTGCCGCTGGTAGCGAACAGGTATATCAAGGTGGACAGCAATTGCTCGAAGGCAGCCAGAACCTGCAAGCTGCGCAACAGCAGCTGCACCAAGGCAGCAGCCAGTTAGTGCAGGGTGAGCAGCAGCTTTTGGAAGGAGCAACGCAATTGTCTGCCGGGCAGGTACAGCTTGCGACTGGCCTCCAGCAGTTCAACGTCAAGTTATCTGTGGCTGCTGCTGGTGGAGCCAAACTTTCAGAGGGTTCGAGTCAATTAAACGCAGGTGCAGGGAAACTGGTTGATGGGTTGAGCCAACTTTCAGACGGAATCACCACCATTGCCGATGGTTCCCGCAAGCTGGATAACGGCGCAGGAGATTTAAAAGAAGGTACCGCCAAGTTGACCGACGGCTCTGGTGAGCTTGCCACCAAACTGAATGATGCCGCCGATCAAACGGGCAGTGTGAAAAAGACGGATGAACTCGTAACAATGTTCGCAGAGCCCGTTCAGGTGGATGAACATAAACATAATGAAGTGCCCAACTATGGTACAGGATTCTCGCCATACTTCCTGTCTTTGGGGCTATTTGTGGGGGCATTAATTGCAACGCTGGTTGTACCAACACGCAGCAGCTCGGTTACCGATGCGAGTGGCTGGAATCGTTTTGTGAGCAGAACGCTGGCGTTCACAATCATGAGTGCCGTGCAGTCCCTGCTCGCTTCCTGGCTTGTCTTGTCCGGCTTGGGCCTGGAAGTTCAAAGCGTGCCTTTGTTCCTTTTATTCAGTTTCGTTACCAGCCTGACCTTCATGTACATCATTCAGGCTCTGGTTACTTGGTTAGAGAATCCCGGCCGCTTCCTGGCGATCCTCATGTTAATCTTCCAATTGACCACCAGTGCAGGTACGTTCCCGTTGGAGCTCATTCCGAATTGGCTGAAAGGTTTCAATCCATGGCTGCCAATGACCTATTCGGTAACCGGGTATAAAGCTGTTATTTCGAGTGGACAGTTCGGTGTGGCGTGGGATCAGATCGGAATTCTGTGCATCTTTGCGGTGATTGGTCTGGCAGCTACCTTTGCCTATTTCATGATGCATCGCACGAATGAGGTAGAAGAAGTTAATAGTGAGGCAGTGCTTCACGTGTAG
- a CDS encoding carbohydrate ABC transporter permease translates to MRTPSVRYRIFRIGNLVFLTLLSLTMILPFINVLAQSLSSSEAIMGGKVSFWPVAFTWINYEYVFGDASFWRAFAVSVGVTLFGTLVNLAATASLAYPVSRPEYKGRSLVVMFVLVTVVFSAPLIPNFILMKELHLVNNPLVLIVPGAINAFNFFVMRSFFAQLPGELIDAARIDGCGEFGIIWRIVIPLSKPAMASLGIFYAVGHWNAYSTALYYLNDPAWWPIQVTLKKLFESDDISVDPGSAVYSTLAHTSPEGIKMATIIIATLPIIIIYPFLQKHFVKGIMVGSVKS, encoded by the coding sequence ATGCGTACCCCCAGTGTCCGTTACCGTATATTCCGCATTGGAAATCTCGTTTTTCTTACGCTGCTCTCGTTGACGATGATTCTGCCTTTCATTAATGTGCTGGCTCAATCTCTCAGCAGCTCGGAAGCGATCATGGGCGGAAAGGTCAGCTTCTGGCCTGTCGCTTTTACGTGGATCAATTATGAATATGTATTCGGCGATGCTTCGTTCTGGCGGGCATTTGCGGTATCGGTTGGGGTGACGCTGTTCGGGACGCTGGTCAATCTTGCTGCAACGGCATCGTTGGCGTATCCCGTTTCCCGTCCAGAGTACAAGGGGCGCTCCCTGGTCGTCATGTTTGTCCTGGTGACCGTTGTGTTCTCGGCGCCGCTCATTCCGAACTTTATCCTGATGAAGGAACTGCATCTGGTCAACAACCCATTGGTTCTGATTGTGCCAGGAGCGATTAATGCCTTTAACTTTTTCGTCATGCGCTCGTTCTTCGCCCAGCTGCCAGGTGAACTGATCGACGCTGCCCGCATCGATGGCTGTGGGGAATTCGGCATCATCTGGCGTATCGTCATTCCATTGTCCAAACCGGCCATGGCCTCACTCGGCATTTTCTATGCGGTGGGCCATTGGAATGCCTATTCCACCGCGCTTTATTATCTGAATGATCCGGCCTGGTGGCCGATCCAGGTCACACTCAAGAAGCTGTTTGAGAGTGACGATATTTCCGTTGATCCAGGTTCTGCCGTCTACAGCACCCTTGCGCATACATCGCCGGAAGGCATCAAAATGGCAACCATCATCATCGCCACCTTGCCGATCATTATCATTTACCCTTTCCTGCAAAAGCATTTTGTAAAAGGAATCATGGTCGGCTCCGTCAAATCTTAA